DNA sequence from the Streptomyces sp. CA-210063 genome:
CGTGGCAGACGAGATCGGCCACACCGACCACCCCACCCACACCGCCTGACAAACCCCGGCCATACCGGTCTTGGCGGGCCGGTATGCCAATTGGCCCCATGGAGGTGACAAATGTCTGAGCGCACTGCAGTCGAACTGAGCCCGGAAGCGATCCAATTCGCGGAATGGCTGGCCACAGGGGCGAATCCCCCGTCCGAGTTGGATGCGGCGCGCATCCAGGCGGAGCAGGTCCATCTCGCGGCCCGGGAACCGGAAGGCGTCACCTATCGGGAGGTGGACGCGGGCGGCGTTCTGGGAATCTGGTGCGAACCCGTCGACGCCAACACCGACTACGTCCTCCTGCACAGTCACGCCGGGGGCTCCGTGGTGGCGTCGGCACACGTCGACCGAAAGCTCGCCGGCCACATCGCCAAGGCCGCCGGGGCCCCTGTACTGGTCATGGACTTCCGGCGGGCACCGGAACACAAGTACCCGGCCCAGGTCGACGACGCGGAGGCGGCCTTCAACTGGCTGCTGTCCGAAGGGTACGAGCCGGGGAACATCATCACGATCGGCCACTCGATCGGCGGGTTCATCGCCGTCGCCCTGGCGCTTCGCCTCCGCGACAAGAAGCAGCCCCTGCCCGGCGCCATCGTGTCGATCTCCCCCTGGTGCGACCTCGAGATCGCCAACGAGACCATCGAGGCCAACGCCGGGACGGACAAGATCCTCAGCAAGGGTCTGCTGGAGTTCTTCCGGGAGTCCTGGATCGGCGGCACGGGCATCGAGTTCACGGACACCCGGATCAACCTGAATCGGGCGGACCTGAGCGGTCTTCCCCCGACCCTCGTCTCCTGGGGAACGTACGAGGTCCTGGCCGGTGAGGACGAGGAGTTCGCCGCCCGCGTCAAGGACGCCGGAATCGACACGGCGACCGTCGTGGTCCCCGGCGGCCAGCACTCGTACGTCTACGGCGCCGGCCGCATTCCGGAGACCGACGCCGCCATCGCACAGATCGGCGCGTGGGTCCGCGAGAAGACGAAGATCTGACCGAGCG
Encoded proteins:
- a CDS encoding alpha/beta hydrolase, which produces MSERTAVELSPEAIQFAEWLATGANPPSELDAARIQAEQVHLAAREPEGVTYREVDAGGVLGIWCEPVDANTDYVLLHSHAGGSVVASAHVDRKLAGHIAKAAGAPVLVMDFRRAPEHKYPAQVDDAEAAFNWLLSEGYEPGNIITIGHSIGGFIAVALALRLRDKKQPLPGAIVSISPWCDLEIANETIEANAGTDKILSKGLLEFFRESWIGGTGIEFTDTRINLNRADLSGLPPTLVSWGTYEVLAGEDEEFAARVKDAGIDTATVVVPGGQHSYVYGAGRIPETDAAIAQIGAWVREKTKI